The stretch of DNA CGTACGCGTACTCCCTCCCCTAGTAATTTCAAGACGATACGCACAATCGGCGAAAAACAGGCACGAAATAATATTAGGTAGTTAAATTAGCAGGTTAATTAATATTGAACACAATAGAAAGAAAAAGTATTAAACATATTGATTATAGTATTGACAAACACATAGCATGTGATAGCATGAGTTATGCGAGACACTATGCACATCTACCAAACTAAACACGTGCGACAATGCTTCAGCACGCTGTCTGATTCTCAAATATCGGCATTCCAAGCGAGAGGATTGGTTGCTTTTGAAGCATTACAGAAGAGCATCAGAAAGATGTTTAGATACAGCGCATTACAAATTGTCCACCTGGGTGTCTTGTCACAACTAAGTTTGTGGGGAATCCTGTCAAGGGCCGAGGCTACAAACGTGTCAGGCATGGGTAGTCGTTGGTTTGGCCTGAAAGAAGCCTATAAACTTGTGGATTTATATTATGAAGCTGGCCCCGACGTGATGTTAACAGTTACACTCACAGAAATGCCAGTCCAAAACGAAGACCAACGATTGCGGACCTCGCGCACAGAACCACTGATTCGCGTTATAAAATCAAATGACCTGGGACTTTGGATAAAAACTTACATGACCAACCCCGTCGATTCGAAAAACGCCCGGGATTTTTTCGATATTGATGACGCCGCTCCTGCGGAGTGGTTTAAAACTTTTGGATTCCTGGTTATAGATGTGGGACATATTATCCGGCACGTTTACGAGACGCTTGAGATTACCCGTTTTCTCAAGTGAATCTGTTTTAAAACGGCACCTATTAACATATGCCAACTGCATATGTAAGTGGACACAAAGTGGTTACAAACTGGATACCCATGAGGAGAAGAGAAGATGAAAATTACGAAGTTAAAAATGATTCGGTTAAGTGCCGGATTGACTTGTGAAGAGATGGGCCGGTTCATCGGCCTGCATCCAACGCTGTATTCAAAGTTGGAAAACAACTGGGACCGGAGGGTCAATTCGGTCACTAACGACAAACTTGTCGCAGCCCTCGGAGAAGGTTTCGACTTTCTAATGCAGCCAGTGGAGGTCGGGGAATTAGAGCCAATGGTTCGGAAAGCTGAGAAATCAGTCGCGGCCTAGAACGATGAAAGCCCTGGGGCGGTGGGCCTCGCAGGGCAGAAGGGTATA from Desulfomonilaceae bacterium encodes:
- a CDS encoding helix-turn-helix transcriptional regulator; the encoded protein is MKITKLKMIRLSAGLTCEEMGRFIGLHPTLYSKLENNWDRRVNSVTNDKLVAALGEGFDFLMQPVEVGELEPMVRKAEKSVAA